The following are from one region of the Cloacibacterium normanense genome:
- a CDS encoding GIN domain-containing protein produces the protein MNKIFNFLKIFILVGIISCSKISPKGEIEVKDVTVENFTKLNLKGDFKVFFAKGNQNLVSVETYPNVYKNLDIEVENGILTIEENRKTDQVDFYNITIFGKNDLNEVSLSDKVEMNVSGQVKTPEFSLHLKGNSKFMGAVIAPKSKIEMAEKSNANILGETKNLNLKLADSASIMAPYFYVDNLEILSKNGASAGLNIDQEMKGTLENTSKLIFYGEPLNKLTKKDKASVENRKLK, from the coding sequence AAATTTTCATACTGGTAGGAATAATTTCTTGCTCTAAAATTTCTCCAAAAGGGGAAATAGAGGTGAAAGACGTAACGGTAGAAAATTTCACTAAATTGAATCTTAAAGGAGATTTCAAAGTGTTTTTTGCGAAAGGAAATCAGAATTTGGTAAGTGTAGAAACGTATCCTAATGTTTACAAAAATCTAGATATAGAAGTAGAAAACGGAATTTTAACCATCGAAGAAAACCGAAAAACAGACCAAGTAGATTTTTACAATATCACTATTTTCGGTAAAAACGATTTAAATGAGGTTTCACTTTCTGATAAAGTAGAAATGAATGTTTCTGGACAAGTAAAAACACCAGAATTTTCACTTCATTTAAAAGGAAACTCTAAATTTATGGGAGCGGTAATTGCTCCGAAAAGCAAAATAGAAATGGCAGAGAAATCTAATGCCAATATTCTAGGAGAAACTAAAAATTTGAATTTAAAATTAGCAGATTCTGCAAGTATTATGGCGCCGTATTTTTATGTAGATAATTTAGAAATTCTTAGTAAAAATGGTGCTTCTGCAGGATTAAATATAGACCAAGAAATGAAAGGAACTCTAGAAAATACCTCAAAACTCATTTTCTACGGAGAACCGCTCAATAAATTGACGAAAAAAGACAAAGCTTCTGTAGAAAACAGAAAATTGAAATAA